A genomic window from Cricetulus griseus strain 17A/GY chromosome 4, alternate assembly CriGri-PICRH-1.0, whole genome shotgun sequence includes:
- the Abhd5 gene encoding 1-acylglycerol-3-phosphate O-acyltransferase ABHD5 isoform X3: MLKCVPCTYKKEPVRISNGNRIWTLMFSHDISSKTPLVLLHGFGGGLGLWALNFEDLSTDRPVYAFDLLGFGRSSRPRFDSDAEEVENQFVESIEEWRCALGLNKMILLGHNLGGFLAAAYSLKYPSRVSHLILVEPWGFPERPDLADQERPIPVWIRALGAALTPFNPLAGLRIAGPFGLSLVQRLRPDFKRKYSSMFEDDTVTEYIYHCNVQTPSGETAFKNMTIPYGWAKRPMLQRIGDLHPDIPVSVIFGARSCIDGNSGTSIQSLRPKSYVKTIAILGAGHYVYADQPEEFNQKVKEICHMVDRAAWGTCD, from the exons GTGTCCCCTGCACGTACAAGAAAGAGCCCGTCCGCATATCCAATGGAAACAGAATATGGACACTGATGTTCTCTCACGACATTTCCAGTAAGACACCACTCGTCCTCCTCCACGGCTTTGGAGGAGGTCTTGGACTTTGGGCCCTGAATTTTGAAGATCTAAGCACTGACAGGCCCGTCTATGCCTTTGACCTCTTGGGCTTTGGAAGAAGTAGTCGACCTAGGTTTGACAGCGATGCTGAAGAGGTGGAGAACCAGTTTGTGGAGTCCATTGAGGAGTGGAGGTGTGCCCTCGGGCTGAACAAAATGATCCTGCTTGGACACAACCTTGGAGGGTTCCTGGCCGCTGCTTACTCACTGAAATACCCATCAAG GGTTAGTCACCTCATTTTAGTAGAGCCATGGGGTTTCCCTGAGCGACCCGATCTGGCTGATCAAGAAAGACCAATTCCAGTTTGGATCAGAGCCCTGGGAGCAGCTTTGACTCCCTTTAACCCTTTGGCTGGCCTCAGGATTGCAGGGCCTTTTG GGTTAAGTCTAGTGCAGCGTTTAAGGCCTGATTTCAAACGGAAGTACTCCTCTATGTTTGAAGATGACACTGTAACGGAGTACATCTACCACTGTAACGTACAGACCCCAAG CGGTGAGACAGCCTTCAAAAACATGACGATTCCTTATGGGTGGGCAAAGCGGCCAATGCTTCAGCGGATAGGAGACTTGCATCCTGACATTCCAGTTTCTGTGATCTTTGGCGCCCGATCCTGTATAGATGGCAACTCTGGTACCAGCATCCAGTCACTGCGACCGAAGTCCTATGTGAAGACTATA GCCATCCTAGGGGCAGGGCATTACGTGTACGCAGATCAGCCAGAAGAGTTCAACCAGAAAGTCAAGGAGATCTGCCACATGGTAGACCGAGCTGCGTGGGGCACCTGTGACTGA
- the Abhd5 gene encoding 1-acylglycerol-3-phosphate O-acyltransferase ABHD5 isoform X4 has translation MFSHDISSKTPLVLLHGFGGGLGLWALNFEDLSTDRPVYAFDLLGFGRSSRPRFDSDAEEVENQFVESIEEWRCALGLNKMILLGHNLGGFLAAAYSLKYPSRVSHLILVEPWGFPERPDLADQERPIPVWIRALGAALTPFNPLAGLRIAGPFGLSLVQRLRPDFKRKYSSMFEDDTVTEYIYHCNVQTPSGETAFKNMTIPYGWAKRPMLQRIGDLHPDIPVSVIFGARSCIDGNSGTSIQSLRPKSYVKTIAILGAGHYVYADQPEEFNQKVKEICHMVDRAAWGTCD, from the exons ATGTTCTCTCACGACATTTCCAGTAAGACACCACTCGTCCTCCTCCACGGCTTTGGAGGAGGTCTTGGACTTTGGGCCCTGAATTTTGAAGATCTAAGCACTGACAGGCCCGTCTATGCCTTTGACCTCTTGGGCTTTGGAAGAAGTAGTCGACCTAGGTTTGACAGCGATGCTGAAGAGGTGGAGAACCAGTTTGTGGAGTCCATTGAGGAGTGGAGGTGTGCCCTCGGGCTGAACAAAATGATCCTGCTTGGACACAACCTTGGAGGGTTCCTGGCCGCTGCTTACTCACTGAAATACCCATCAAG GGTTAGTCACCTCATTTTAGTAGAGCCATGGGGTTTCCCTGAGCGACCCGATCTGGCTGATCAAGAAAGACCAATTCCAGTTTGGATCAGAGCCCTGGGAGCAGCTTTGACTCCCTTTAACCCTTTGGCTGGCCTCAGGATTGCAGGGCCTTTTG GGTTAAGTCTAGTGCAGCGTTTAAGGCCTGATTTCAAACGGAAGTACTCCTCTATGTTTGAAGATGACACTGTAACGGAGTACATCTACCACTGTAACGTACAGACCCCAAG CGGTGAGACAGCCTTCAAAAACATGACGATTCCTTATGGGTGGGCAAAGCGGCCAATGCTTCAGCGGATAGGAGACTTGCATCCTGACATTCCAGTTTCTGTGATCTTTGGCGCCCGATCCTGTATAGATGGCAACTCTGGTACCAGCATCCAGTCACTGCGACCGAAGTCCTATGTGAAGACTATA GCCATCCTAGGGGCAGGGCATTACGTGTACGCAGATCAGCCAGAAGAGTTCAACCAGAAAGTCAAGGAGATCTGCCACATGGTAGACCGAGCTGCGTGGGGCACCTGTGACTGA